In one window of Dokdonia sp. PRO95 DNA:
- a CDS encoding FixH family protein yields the protein MKWNWGKGIVVAMACFMGFILYMVITMSTDDNYSHDLVTEEYYAKEMAYQTEIDAETNARNLVGEISGKRTPEGWLLTFPTSISKSTNKGKVFLYRPSNQQLDFEVPMVISGSNLLIPDKQLIDGRWNIIIEWTDGVEEYMYKKSIVY from the coding sequence ATGAAATGGAACTGGGGAAAGGGTATTGTAGTGGCGATGGCTTGTTTTATGGGCTTTATTCTGTATATGGTTATCACGATGAGTACAGATGATAATTATAGTCATGATCTTGTGACAGAAGAATATTATGCCAAGGAAATGGCTTATCAAACCGAAATAGATGCAGAGACCAATGCGCGCAATCTCGTAGGTGAGATTAGCGGAAAACGTACGCCAGAGGGATGGTTACTTACCTTCCCAACGTCTATCTCAAAGAGCACAAATAAAGGAAAAGTGTTTCTATACAGACCGTCTAATCAGCAACTTGATTTTGAAGTGCCTATGGTTATTTCAGGGTCTAATTTGCTCATACCTGACAAACAGCTGATAGACGGTCGATGGAACATTATCATAGAGTGGACAGACGGGGTAGAGGAATACATGTATAAAAAGTCAATCGTTTACTAA
- a CDS encoding CcoQ/FixQ family Cbb3-type cytochrome c oxidase assembly chaperone, whose translation MFKFIKGNLENIDGVEIYPIVSLLIFFIFFAALFFWVFTAKKAHITEVSNIPLNDDTLNVNTIEE comes from the coding sequence ATGTTTAAATTTATAAAAGGAAACTTAGAAAATATAGATGGAGTGGAGATCTATCCTATAGTATCATTACTCATATTTTTCATCTTTTTTGCTGCACTATTCTTTTGGGTATTTACAGCAAAGAAAGCACATATCACAGAGGTAAGTAACATCCCGCTTAATGATGATACACTCAACGTAAATACTATAGAAGAATGA
- a CDS encoding cbb3-type cytochrome c oxidase N-terminal domain-containing protein, whose amino-acid sequence MRTTASFLRILGFSLLGYFLIDYVGTTGETSIFLEQPWVWAILGVIMLFYTAGEVSMAALRNVLYRTLKPEAQAKFDKEEALAEANQFKWIKEKYKASLGSKEIAQEHEIILDHNYDGIQELDNNLPPWWVYMFYASIVFAVIYLVRFEVLDDYNQAEEYEVAVAEAKAEIEEWKKTAKDLVDVNTVTLLTDASDISAGKAIFTNNCIACHKADGGGGIGPNLTDQHWILGGGIKNVFKTISEGGRDGKGMISWKSELKAAEMAQVASFVLSLQGTTPAESKEAEGELWIDPDAPAMPVKDVVTDSTAVQLTSN is encoded by the coding sequence ATGAGAACGACTGCATCATTTTTAAGAATATTAGGTTTTTCACTATTAGGTTATTTTCTAATTGATTATGTGGGGACTACAGGTGAGACCTCTATATTTCTAGAGCAACCGTGGGTCTGGGCTATATTAGGTGTAATCATGCTTTTTTATACTGCAGGAGAAGTAAGCATGGCTGCGCTGCGCAATGTCCTTTACAGAACGCTTAAGCCAGAAGCACAAGCCAAATTTGATAAAGAAGAGGCACTTGCAGAAGCAAATCAGTTTAAATGGATTAAAGAAAAGTATAAAGCATCTCTAGGAAGTAAAGAGATAGCTCAAGAGCATGAGATTATACTGGATCATAACTATGACGGTATACAAGAGCTTGATAACAACTTGCCACCATGGTGGGTATATATGTTTTATGCTTCGATAGTCTTTGCAGTTATATATCTGGTACGTTTTGAAGTACTAGACGACTATAACCAAGCCGAAGAATATGAAGTTGCTGTGGCCGAAGCAAAAGCAGAAATAGAAGAATGGAAAAAAACGGCAAAAGATCTTGTAGATGTAAATACGGTAACACTGCTTACAGATGCGAGTGATATCAGTGCTGGTAAAGCCATTTTTACAAATAACTGTATTGCTTGTCACAAAGCAGATGGAGGTGGAGGTATAGGACCTAACCTCACAGACCAACACTGGATACTGGGTGGAGGAATCAAAAATGTATTCAAAACTATATCAGAAGGTGGTCGTGATGGTAAAGGTATGATCTCATGGAAATCAGAACTTAAGGCTGCAGAGATGGCGCAGGTAGCTAGCTTCGTGTTAAGCTTACAAGGCACTACGCCTGCAGAGTCTAAGGAAGCAGAAGGGGAGTTATGGATAGATCCAGATGCACCAGCCATGCCGGTGAAGGATGTTGTTACAGATAGCACAGCAGTGCAGTTAACTAGTAACTAA
- a CDS encoding sulfite exporter TauE/SafE family protein, with amino-acid sequence MLWSALIFGLLGSFHCVGMCGPIAFMLPVDRKSPVKRAFQLMSYHAGRILTYSVLGLVFGIVGKSFNLFGIQQQLSIIIGVLMIVVILIPTKIFNKYNFSRPLYKAVGKVKSSMGTALKKKDPGTFFTIGYLNGLLPCGLVYMAIFGALASGGAWEGGLYMAVFGLGTIPLMTTAIYLGNFLKGKAKQRIVKVIPVFVVIVGVLFIVRGLGLGIPYVSPSKMVSVEKVAAQHSCH; translated from the coding sequence ATGTTGTGGTCTGCACTCATATTTGGTCTTTTGGGCAGTTTCCACTGTGTGGGAATGTGTGGTCCCATTGCATTTATGTTACCCGTAGATCGTAAAAGCCCTGTAAAAAGAGCTTTCCAATTAATGAGTTACCACGCTGGGCGTATACTTACTTACAGTGTTCTGGGCTTAGTATTTGGGATTGTAGGTAAAAGTTTCAATCTCTTTGGTATCCAGCAGCAACTATCTATAATCATAGGTGTACTCATGATTGTAGTTATTCTCATACCCACTAAAATTTTCAATAAATACAACTTCTCAAGACCGTTATATAAGGCAGTTGGGAAAGTAAAGAGCTCCATGGGAACCGCTCTTAAGAAAAAAGATCCAGGTACGTTTTTTACTATAGGATATCTCAACGGACTGTTGCCTTGCGGACTTGTATATATGGCGATTTTTGGCGCACTTGCTTCTGGTGGTGCTTGGGAAGGAGGATTGTATATGGCAGTTTTTGGGCTAGGTACTATTCCATTAATGACTACTGCTATCTATTTAGGTAATTTTTTAAAAGGAAAAGCAAAGCAGCGCATCGTTAAGGTGATTCCTGTTTTTGTAGTCATTGTAGGAGTCTTATTTATAGTACGCGGCCTTGGTCTTGGTATACCATACGTATCACCATCAAAGATGGTAAGTGTAGAAAAAGTAGCTGCACAACATTCTTGTCATTAA
- the ccoS gene encoding cbb3-type cytochrome oxidase assembly protein CcoS, whose amino-acid sequence MSIIYMLLAISVVVALVFFCAFVISVQKGQYDDTYTPSVRMLFDDELVKDKSTDTTPEPTEKSIQIKE is encoded by the coding sequence ATGAGTATTATTTATATGCTTCTCGCAATTAGTGTTGTTGTTGCTCTCGTCTTCTTTTGTGCATTTGTAATATCTGTGCAAAAAGGACAATATGACGACACCTACACGCCATCTGTGCGTATGCTTTTTGATGATGAATTAGTCAAAGATAAAAGTACCGATACCACACCTGAGCCAACTGAAAAATCCATCCAAATAAAAGAGTAA
- the ccoG gene encoding cytochrome c oxidase accessory protein CcoG → MAEQGKDNFRDTMGTLDKEGKRAWVFPKKPSGKWYEYRKYVSYLLLAILLSSPFIKVGGNQLFMFNVLERRFNIFGYPFWPQDFHLFVIMMIIGVVFVILFTVAFGRIFCGWICPQTIFMEMVFRRIEYWIDGDRGKQIRLDKMPWNKEKIKKRVLKWTIFFIISFLIANVFLAYLIGSDQLIRYITDGPSKHVSTLVSLLIFTGVFYFIFAWFREQVCIIACPYGRLQGVLLDNKSIIVAYDHKRGEKEEGRAKFKKNEDRPSTGKGDCIDCFACVHVCPTGIDIRNGTQLECVNCTACIDACDHMMEAVDLPKGLIRYASEDNIEKKAPFKFTPRLKGYVAVLGILTAVLIGMLFLRNDVEARILRLPGQLYEHKDNNMISNVYTFKLVNKTVEEIEDVHFELRSHKGTIEVVSGNEFSVDPQGLAEGTLFIEINASGIKSDKERLEIEVYSGDQLIETTTTAFLGPRSYK, encoded by the coding sequence ATGGCAGAGCAAGGAAAAGATAACTTTAGAGATACCATGGGGACCCTTGATAAAGAAGGGAAGCGCGCATGGGTATTTCCTAAGAAGCCTAGTGGAAAATGGTACGAGTACCGTAAGTATGTGAGTTATTTATTACTTGCTATTTTACTTAGTTCACCGTTTATAAAAGTAGGAGGGAACCAGCTGTTCATGTTTAATGTGCTGGAGCGTAGATTCAATATTTTTGGATACCCATTCTGGCCTCAAGATTTTCACCTCTTTGTAATCATGATGATCATTGGGGTAGTATTTGTAATTCTATTTACGGTAGCATTTGGTAGAATATTTTGTGGCTGGATTTGTCCTCAAACTATTTTTATGGAGATGGTTTTTCGTCGCATTGAGTATTGGATAGACGGCGATCGAGGTAAGCAAATACGCTTAGATAAAATGCCATGGAATAAGGAGAAAATCAAAAAGAGAGTTTTAAAATGGACTATATTTTTTATCATCTCATTTCTTATTGCAAATGTATTTCTTGCTTACCTCATAGGTAGCGACCAGCTTATTAGGTATATCACAGATGGACCATCAAAGCATGTTAGTACGCTAGTATCACTTCTCATATTTACTGGAGTTTTCTATTTCATATTTGCATGGTTTAGAGAGCAGGTTTGTATTATAGCTTGCCCCTACGGAAGATTGCAAGGAGTCTTGCTAGATAACAAATCTATTATCGTTGCTTATGATCATAAACGTGGAGAGAAGGAAGAAGGAAGAGCTAAGTTTAAGAAAAATGAAGACAGACCATCTACTGGAAAAGGAGATTGTATAGATTGCTTCGCATGTGTGCATGTATGCCCTACAGGGATAGACATACGTAACGGTACACAGTTAGAATGTGTAAACTGTACCGCTTGTATAGATGCTTGTGATCATATGATGGAGGCGGTAGATCTCCCTAAAGGTCTTATACGCTATGCTAGTGAAGATAATATTGAAAAGAAAGCGCCATTTAAATTCACACCTCGTCTTAAGGGGTATGTTGCCGTACTAGGTATTCTTACTGCGGTACTCATAGGGATGTTGTTTTTACGTAATGATGTAGAAGCTCGCATTCTCAGATTACCAGGACAGCTTTATGAGCACAAAGACAATAACATGATTAGTAATGTCTACACCTTTAAGTTGGTTAATAAAACGGTAGAGGAGATAGAGGACGTACACTTTGAGCTACGCTCTCACAAGGGAACCATAGAAGTTGTTTCTGGTAATGAATTTAGTGTAGACCCACAAGGACTAGCAGAGGGAACGCTATTTATAGAAATCAATGCAAGCGGTATTAAAAGTGATAAAGAACGTTTGGAAATAGAAGTTTACAGCGGTGATCAATTAATTGAGACTACAACAACGGCATTTTTAGGCCCTAGAAGTTATAAGTAA
- the ccoN gene encoding cytochrome-c oxidase, cbb3-type subunit I, protein MEVQQFYYDNKIVRKFIVATMFWGIVGMSIGLLLAFMFLFPNVTDGISWLSFGRLRPLHTNAVIFAFVGNAIFAGVYYSSQRLLKARMWKDWLSNLNFWGWQAIIVGAAITLPLGFTTSKEYAELEWPFDIAIALIWVAFGANLIGTILKRRQRHLYVAIWFYLATFVTVAVLHIVNSMELPVSALKSYSMYAGVQDALVQWWYGHNAVAFFLTTPFLGLMYYFVPKAANRPVYSYRLSIVHFWSLIFIYIWAGPHHLLYSALPDWAQNLGVAFSIMLLAPSWGGMINGLLTLRGAWDKVRTDPVLKFMVVAITGYGMATFEGPMLSLKNVNAIAHFSDWIIAHVHVGALAWNGFFTFGMVYWMVPKLFKTKLWSNKLANFHFWIGTLGIILYALPMYVAGFVQAFMWKQFNPDGTLTYGNFLETVSEIIPMYWMRAIGGSMFIVGALIGVYNLIMTARAGNNVTDELAEAAPLSTVTKKRTSKEGYHTWLERRPVKLTIFATIAILIGGMVQIIPSLIVDDYIPVISSVKPYSPLELQGRDIYIREGCVGCHSQMVRPFRSEVERYGEYSKAGEYVYDHPFLWGSKRTGPDLMRVGGKYSDNWHLNHFYDPQSTSSGSIMPSYKWLLRRELDKDLTEEKMEAMVTLGVPYSPEDIANAQESMTAQGIAIEKNLYSDPDFAKTYEADKKYAEENGEDFVEMRNREVVALIAYIQRLGTDIKVKNADGTTSILND, encoded by the coding sequence ATGGAAGTACAACAATTCTATTACGATAATAAAATCGTACGAAAATTTATAGTGGCTACAATGTTCTGGGGCATCGTAGGGATGAGCATAGGGCTACTTCTAGCCTTTATGTTTTTATTCCCTAATGTAACAGACGGCATCTCGTGGTTAAGTTTTGGACGTTTACGTCCTTTACACACTAATGCAGTCATCTTTGCCTTTGTAGGTAACGCTATTTTTGCGGGTGTCTATTATTCTTCACAACGTTTGCTTAAAGCTCGTATGTGGAAAGACTGGCTCAGTAATTTAAACTTCTGGGGATGGCAAGCCATTATCGTGGGAGCAGCAATTACACTTCCGCTAGGGTTTACTACATCAAAGGAATATGCAGAGCTAGAATGGCCATTTGATATTGCCATTGCTCTTATATGGGTAGCATTTGGAGCCAACTTGATAGGTACTATCCTTAAAAGAAGACAGCGACACTTATACGTTGCTATCTGGTTCTACCTAGCAACCTTTGTTACTGTTGCGGTACTACATATTGTAAATAGTATGGAGCTGCCAGTAAGTGCTCTTAAAAGTTACTCAATGTATGCCGGTGTACAAGATGCGCTAGTACAGTGGTGGTACGGTCACAATGCGGTAGCATTTTTCTTAACCACTCCTTTCTTAGGATTGATGTACTACTTTGTACCTAAGGCAGCAAATAGACCTGTGTATTCTTATAGGCTTTCTATTGTACACTTCTGGTCACTTATATTTATCTATATCTGGGCGGGACCTCACCACTTGTTGTATTCTGCACTTCCAGATTGGGCACAGAATCTTGGTGTAGCATTCTCTATCATGCTTCTAGCACCTTCATGGGGAGGAATGATAAACGGACTACTTACACTACGTGGAGCTTGGGATAAAGTACGTACAGATCCTGTTCTTAAATTTATGGTTGTTGCGATTACTGGTTATGGTATGGCAACCTTTGAAGGGCCTATGCTCTCGCTTAAAAATGTAAATGCGATCGCTCACTTTAGTGATTGGATTATTGCTCACGTACACGTAGGTGCACTTGCTTGGAATGGTTTCTTCACATTTGGTATGGTGTACTGGATGGTTCCAAAATTATTTAAGACAAAATTATGGTCAAATAAACTAGCTAACTTCCACTTCTGGATAGGAACATTAGGTATCATATTGTATGCACTACCTATGTATGTTGCAGGTTTTGTACAAGCATTTATGTGGAAGCAATTTAATCCCGATGGAACGCTTACCTATGGTAACTTTTTAGAAACAGTAAGTGAGATTATCCCTATGTACTGGATGCGTGCAATAGGTGGTAGTATGTTTATTGTAGGAGCACTTATAGGAGTGTATAACCTGATCATGACTGCTCGTGCAGGAAATAATGTTACAGATGAGCTTGCAGAAGCTGCACCTTTATCTACAGTAACTAAAAAACGTACCTCAAAAGAAGGATACCATACATGGTTAGAAAGACGCCCGGTAAAACTTACCATTTTTGCAACTATCGCAATTCTTATTGGAGGTATGGTGCAAATTATACCATCGCTTATTGTTGATGATTATATTCCAGTGATATCAAGTGTGAAGCCATATTCACCACTAGAGCTACAGGGTAGAGACATTTACATACGTGAAGGCTGTGTAGGGTGTCACTCTCAAATGGTACGACCATTTAGAAGTGAGGTAGAGCGCTATGGAGAATACTCAAAAGCGGGAGAGTATGTGTATGATCACCCATTCTTATGGGGAAGTAAACGTACAGGGCCAGACCTTATGCGTGTGGGAGGAAAGTACAGTGATAACTGGCACTTGAATCACTTCTATGACCCGCAGAGTACTTCGTCTGGTTCTATTATGCCATCCTACAAATGGTTACTACGTAGAGAGCTTGACAAAGATCTTACAGAAGAAAAAATGGAAGCCATGGTTACGCTAGGCGTTCCATATAGTCCAGAAGATATTGCAAATGCGCAAGAGTCTATGACCGCACAGGGAATAGCGATAGAGAAGAACCTCTACTCAGATCCAGACTTTGCCAAAACTTACGAGGCAGATAAAAAGTATGCCGAAGAAAACGGTGAAGACTTTGTAGAGATGCGCAACCGTGAGGTGGTAGCTCTTATAGCATACATACAGCGACTAGGAACAGATATTAAAGTTAAAAACGCAGATGGTACTACATCCATCTTAAACGACTAG